A window of the Candidatus Tectomicrobia bacterium genome harbors these coding sequences:
- a CDS encoding glycine--tRNA ligase subunit beta — translation MGKELLFEIGTEEIPSVYMPGLLAALKEKAEAAFKEARLGYKGLSTLGTPRRLVLHVEDLAERQEPLSQEILGPPVSAAFDKDGKPTKAALGFAKTNGVEVSALRRKQTEKGERLMFYKEEKGLPSDEMLKIILTLFIVRLPSPKSMRIGESKATFVRPVRWTLALYGESAITFRPLPAGIGTTPFPGSGSTTRAHRFMASDATFQVKDFKEYLKVLRENFVEPDPERRKQIIREDLQAEAGRVGGQPAASPGAVERLVEKVAFLVEWPFPVACRFEERFLDLPEEVIISTLEVNQRCFALRGKDGGRLLPDFVGFSNTKARDMSVVRKGYERVVRARLEDAEFYWKLDLKTSLDEMAQRLRGVVYHPRLGTSFEKAERFRLLAGWLRERLFPERGRDFTVQVGEAARLAKADLTSGMVGEFPELQGKMGEYYAIRAKVDPEVAKAIFEHYLPRGEGDALPAGHIGALVGMADRMDTLAGMIGLGYLPSGSEDPYALRRGANAILQIAMAKGYRLSLPEFAAQALEPLYAKFKDKQGDVLARLSDFLRDRLKAVLSREGARGDLVEAVLSASEGKGWHDPVDARARLKALERLAASAETFEPLTTTFKRVSNIVRQARAEGKAGEAGLGPVEPGLLAEPSEKGLAEAAGKAVREVEGLLAPHRSARRSEVSSVEAAYASATARVAGLRPAVDRFFDDVLVMAEDAAVRRNRLALMAQVAGLFSPVADFAKIQARPTS, via the coding sequence TTGGGCAAGGAACTTCTCTTCGAGATCGGGACGGAGGAGATCCCCTCCGTCTACATGCCCGGGCTCCTCGCGGCGCTGAAGGAGAAGGCCGAGGCCGCCTTCAAGGAAGCGCGGCTCGGCTACAAGGGTCTCTCCACCCTGGGAACGCCCCGCCGCCTCGTCCTCCACGTGGAGGACCTCGCCGAGCGCCAGGAGCCCCTCTCCCAGGAAATCCTCGGCCCCCCCGTCTCCGCCGCCTTCGACAAGGACGGCAAGCCCACCAAGGCCGCCCTCGGCTTCGCCAAGACCAACGGTGTCGAAGTATCAGCCCTCCGCCGCAAGCAGACGGAGAAGGGCGAGCGGCTGATGTTTTACAAAGAAGAGAAAGGATTGCCCTCCGATGAAATGCTCAAGATTATCCTCACTTTATTTATTGTTCGGTTGCCCTCGCCAAAATCCATGCGGATAGGAGAAAGTAAAGCAACATTTGTCCGTCCGGTTCGGTGGACATTAGCCCTTTATGGGGAAAGTGCCATTACATTTCGACCGCTTCCTGCAGGCATAGGTACAACACCTTTCCCAGGATCTGGCTCCACCACCCGCGCCCACCGCTTCATGGCCTCAGACGCCACATTTCAAGTAAAAGATTTCAAGGAATACCTGAAGGTTTTGCGGGAAAACTTCGTCGAGCCCGACCCCGAGCGCCGAAAGCAGATAATCCGGGAGGACCTCCAGGCAGAAGCCGGGAGGGTCGGAGGGCAGCCGGCGGCGAGCCCCGGTGCCGTCGAGCGCCTGGTCGAAAAGGTGGCCTTCCTGGTGGAGTGGCCCTTCCCGGTGGCCTGCCGGTTCGAGGAGCGCTTCCTGGACCTCCCGGAGGAGGTCATCATCTCGACGCTTGAGGTGAACCAGCGCTGCTTCGCCCTCCGGGGGAAGGACGGCGGCAGGCTCCTCCCCGACTTCGTGGGCTTCAGCAACACGAAGGCGCGGGACATGTCCGTCGTCCGCAAGGGCTACGAGCGGGTGGTGCGGGCGCGGCTCGAGGACGCCGAATTCTACTGGAAGCTCGACCTCAAGACCTCGCTGGACGAGATGGCCCAGCGCCTGCGGGGCGTGGTCTACCATCCCCGCCTCGGCACGAGCTTCGAGAAGGCCGAGCGCTTCCGGCTGCTCGCGGGGTGGCTCAGGGAACGGCTTTTCCCCGAGCGGGGGCGGGACTTCACCGTCCAGGTGGGGGAGGCCGCCCGGCTCGCCAAGGCGGATCTGACCAGCGGCATGGTCGGGGAGTTCCCCGAGCTCCAGGGAAAGATGGGGGAATACTACGCCATCCGCGCCAAGGTGGACCCCGAGGTCGCCAAAGCCATCTTCGAGCACTACCTCCCGAGGGGGGAAGGGGACGCGCTCCCTGCGGGCCACATCGGCGCCCTGGTGGGGATGGCCGACCGGATGGACACCCTGGCGGGGATGATCGGCCTGGGCTACCTTCCCAGCGGCTCGGAGGACCCTTACGCCCTCCGCCGGGGGGCGAACGCCATCCTCCAGATTGCGATGGCGAAGGGCTACCGCCTTTCTCTCCCCGAGTTCGCCGCCCAGGCCCTGGAGCCCCTCTACGCCAAGTTCAAGGACAAGCAAGGGGACGTGCTGGCCCGCCTCTCGGACTTCCTGCGGGACCGGCTCAAGGCCGTCCTCTCCCGGGAGGGCGCTCGCGGGGACTTGGTCGAGGCGGTGCTCTCGGCCTCGGAGGGGAAGGGCTGGCACGACCCGGTGGACGCCCGGGCCCGCCTCAAGGCCCTGGAGAGGCTGGCCGCCAGCGCCGAGACCTTCGAGCCCCTGACCACCACCTTCAAGCGGGTCTCGAACATCGTCCGCCAGGCCCGGGCCGAGGGGAAGGCCGGGGAGGCGGGGCTCGGGCCCGTCGAGCCGGGCCTGCTGGCGGAGCCCTCCGAGAAGGGCCTGGCCGAGGCCGCCGGGAAGGCCGTCCGGGAGGTGGAGGGGCTGCTCGCCCCCCACCGGAGCGCGCGCCGGAGCGAGGTCTCCTCCGTGGAGGCGGCCTACGCCTCGGCCACGGCCCGGGTGGCCGGGCTCCGGCCGGCCGTGGACCGGTTCTTTGACGATGTCCTCGTGATGGCCGAAGATGCGGCCGTCCGCCGCAACCGGCTGGCCCTCATGGCCCAGGTGGCGGGCCTCTTTTCTCCCGTGGCGGATTTTGCCAAGATTCAGGCGCGCCCCACGTCCTAG
- the nusB gene encoding transcription antitermination factor NusB, whose protein sequence is MGGRRAGREMAFHLLYHLDRVEGNPDEELANFFRLNADREDDRDFAERLARKLLENRQEIDRILSDLSKRWTLHRMDAVTRCLLRLGACEILYFPETPPQVAIDEAVDLAKQYGPETSAGFVNAVLDRLLREQTLA, encoded by the coding sequence ATGGGAGGCCGAAGAGCGGGCAGGGAGATGGCCTTCCACCTGCTGTACCACCTGGACCGGGTCGAGGGGAATCCGGACGAGGAGCTGGCCAATTTCTTCCGGCTCAACGCCGACCGGGAGGATGACCGGGATTTCGCGGAGCGGCTCGCCCGGAAGCTGCTGGAGAACCGGCAGGAGATCGACCGCATCCTCTCGGACCTGAGCAAGCGCTGGACCCTCCACCGCATGGACGCCGTCACGCGGTGCCTCCTCCGCCTGGGTGCCTGCGAAATCCTCTATTTTCCCGAGACGCCCCCGCAGGTGGCCATCGACGAGGCCGTGGACTTGGCCAAGCAGTACGGCCCGGAAACCTCCGCGGGCTTCGTGAACGCCGTCCTGGACCGCTTGCTGCGCGAACAGACCCTCGCGTGA
- a CDS encoding 6,7-dimethyl-8-ribityllumazine synthase, translating into MTYEGNFNGRGLRFALVASRFNDFIVKHLIEGAQEALRKCGVEEGAVDLVRVPGAMEIPAAAKQLAETGTYDAVVCLGCVIRGGTTHYDLVCGEAAKGISQVSLQTGVPAIFAIITAENVEQAIERSGAKMGNKGYEGALAAVEMATLAAQMRKTQARRRQRK; encoded by the coding sequence ATGACGTACGAGGGGAACTTCAACGGCCGGGGCTTGAGGTTCGCCCTCGTCGCCTCGCGCTTCAACGACTTCATCGTCAAGCACCTCATCGAGGGCGCCCAGGAGGCGCTGCGGAAGTGCGGAGTGGAGGAAGGCGCGGTGGACCTGGTGAGGGTCCCCGGGGCCATGGAGATTCCCGCCGCGGCCAAGCAGCTCGCCGAGACGGGGACCTATGACGCCGTCGTCTGCCTGGGCTGCGTCATCCGAGGCGGAACGACCCATTACGATTTGGTCTGCGGCGAGGCAGCGAAGGGTATCTCCCAGGTTTCGCTCCAGACGGGCGTTCCAGCCATCTTCGCCATCATCACGGCCGAGAACGTCGAGCAGGCCATCGAACGCAGCGGCGCGAAGATGGGGAACAAGGGTTACGAGGGCGCCCTGGCCGCCGTCGAGATGGCCACCCTCGCGGCGCAGATGCGCAAGACACAAGCCCGCCGGAGACAAAGGAAATAG
- the ribD gene encoding bifunctional diaminohydroxyphosphoribosylaminopyrimidine deaminase/5-amino-6-(5-phosphoribosylamino)uracil reductase RibD has protein sequence MGEALVLAARGAGRTSPNPAVGAVVLDAGGRPAGQGFHERAGAPHAEAVALREAGERARGGTLYITLEPCAHQGRTPPCAPAVAGAGVTRVVAAVQDPDPRTAGRGFQILVDAGIRVEVGLRAREAVRLNEGFFTWHRDGRPLVTLKAAASLDGRIASRAGASRWLTGEKARAWAHGYRDRVDAILVGVETVLRDDPLLTSRPEGREGKPILRVILDSRLKTPETAKVLPPDREVATILAATRDAPADKEALLRRKGAEVLRLGPSGAGRVPLAPLLRELGERGVRHLLVEGGGRVHGAFLREGLAHKVLFFLAPLIMGDESARGAVAGLAPRTPGQALRLSYVRHEALGEDLLVEGYLAPPVWADFGEDGDV, from the coding sequence ATGGGCGAGGCCCTGGTCCTCGCCGCGCGGGGCGCCGGGCGCACCAGCCCGAATCCCGCCGTGGGCGCCGTGGTATTGGACGCCGGCGGGCGTCCGGCCGGGCAGGGCTTCCATGAGCGGGCGGGCGCTCCCCACGCTGAGGCGGTCGCACTGCGGGAGGCGGGGGAGCGCGCCCGCGGCGGCACCCTTTACATCACCCTTGAGCCTTGCGCCCACCAGGGCCGCACTCCCCCCTGCGCCCCCGCCGTCGCGGGGGCGGGCGTCACCCGGGTGGTGGCCGCGGTCCAGGACCCCGATCCGCGCACCGCGGGGCGGGGCTTTCAAATTCTGGTGGATGCCGGCATCCGCGTGGAGGTGGGTCTCCGGGCCCGGGAGGCGGTGCGGCTGAACGAGGGGTTCTTCACCTGGCACCGCGACGGGCGGCCCCTCGTCACCCTCAAGGCGGCGGCGAGCCTGGATGGGCGCATCGCCTCGCGCGCCGGGGCGAGCCGCTGGCTCACGGGAGAGAAGGCGCGGGCCTGGGCGCACGGTTACCGGGATCGGGTGGATGCCATCCTCGTCGGGGTGGAGACGGTCCTCAGGGACGACCCCCTCCTCACCTCCCGCCCGGAAGGGAGGGAGGGGAAGCCTATCCTCAGGGTAATTCTAGATTCCCGGCTGAAAACCCCTGAAACGGCGAAAGTATTGCCCCCGGATCGAGAGGTTGCTACAATTTTGGCCGCCACCCGGGATGCCCCGGCCGACAAGGAGGCGCTCCTCCGGCGGAAAGGGGCCGAGGTCCTCCGGCTGGGGCCTTCCGGCGCGGGCCGGGTGCCGCTCGCTCCCTTGCTCCGGGAACTGGGGGAGCGGGGAGTGCGCCACCTCCTGGTGGAGGGCGGGGGGCGCGTCCACGGGGCTTTTCTGCGGGAAGGGCTGGCCCATAAGGTGCTTTTCTTCCTGGCCCCTCTTATCATGGGAGATGAGAGCGCGCGGGGAGCGGTCGCGGGTCTCGCTCCCCGCACGCCGGGCCAGGCCCTTCGCCTCTCTTACGTGCGCCACGAGGCGCTGGGAGAGGATCTGCTCGTCGAGGGCTATCTCGCCCCGCCGGTCTGGGCAGATTTCGGAGAAGACGGGGATGTTTAG
- a CDS encoding pyruvate, phosphate dikinase has protein sequence MAEKKMVYAFGGDRTDGGAGLRDLLGGKGANLAEMASLGIPVPPGFTITTEMCLEYLKSKAMPAGLWDEVKRQMARLEKAMGAQFGGGENPLLVSVRSGARASMPGMMDTILNLGTNDKTVETLAKKTGNRRFAYDSFRRFINMFGNVVLGMKHHDFEERMNALKERRKAKTDLDLTADDMAQLAKDYEALVKEKTGRGFPQDPYEQLQLAVEAVFKSWNNERAITYRRLYNIPHTWGTAVNVQCMVFGNMGDDCGTGVAFSRNPATGEKALYGEILFNAQGEDVVAGIRTPEPIATLKDRMPKCFEEFVAIARRLEEHYKDMQDMEFTIQNGRLFMLQTRNGKRTAPAAVRIAVELVKEGLLDKRGALKKVDADSLDQLLHPSIDPAQKLNVIAKGLGASPGAAVGKVVFTAEDAVKRSAAGDAVVLVRNETSPEDIKGMNAARGILTARGGLTSHAAVVARQMGKCCVTGCGELDVRTAQRVVRARGLEIKEGDWISLNGTTGEVILGQAKLKAPELAGNFATLMSWADEVRTLGVRANADTVKDSEAAVKYGCEGIGLCRTEHMFFEGDRIDSVRAMILAENEEGRRKALARLLPMQREDFLGIFGVMKDRPVTIRLLDPPLHEFLPKTEQDMRQVSKLLGVSAEAVAHAAEVLKEQNPMLGHRGCRLAVTFPEISEMQARAIIEAACEMKKKGVNVFPEIMIPLTAGVAEWEYNRRLVQETAEKVIQEKGVQVRYLIGTMIEIPRACLVAGQIAETAEFFSFGTNDLTQLTYGLSRDDAGRFLPEYIEKNLIPRDPFVAIDREGVGEMVRIGLERGRKSRSGLEIGICGEHGGEPSSVEFCHLVKMDYVSCAPYRAPIARLAAAQAAIDHGAYQRVEVH, from the coding sequence ATGGCCGAGAAGAAAATGGTTTACGCCTTCGGGGGGGACCGCACGGACGGCGGCGCAGGCCTGCGCGATCTCCTCGGGGGCAAGGGGGCCAACCTGGCCGAGATGGCCAGCCTGGGCATCCCCGTCCCTCCGGGTTTCACCATCACGACCGAGATGTGCCTGGAGTACCTCAAGAGCAAGGCCATGCCGGCCGGGCTGTGGGACGAGGTGAAGCGCCAGATGGCCCGCCTGGAAAAAGCGATGGGCGCGCAGTTCGGCGGCGGGGAGAACCCGCTGCTCGTGAGCGTCCGCTCGGGCGCCCGGGCCTCGATGCCCGGCATGATGGACACCATCCTCAACCTGGGAACCAACGACAAGACGGTGGAGACCCTCGCCAAGAAGACGGGCAACCGCCGCTTCGCCTACGACAGCTTCCGGCGCTTCATCAACATGTTCGGGAACGTGGTCCTGGGGATGAAGCACCACGACTTCGAGGAGCGGATGAACGCCCTCAAGGAGCGCCGCAAGGCGAAGACCGATCTGGACCTCACCGCCGACGACATGGCCCAGCTCGCGAAGGACTACGAGGCGCTGGTCAAGGAGAAGACGGGCCGCGGCTTCCCGCAGGACCCCTACGAGCAACTCCAGCTCGCCGTCGAGGCCGTGTTCAAATCCTGGAACAACGAGCGAGCCATCACCTACCGCCGCCTCTATAACATCCCCCACACCTGGGGGACCGCGGTGAACGTGCAGTGCATGGTGTTCGGCAACATGGGGGACGACTGCGGAACGGGCGTGGCCTTCTCGCGCAACCCCGCCACGGGGGAGAAGGCCCTCTACGGCGAGATCCTCTTCAACGCCCAGGGGGAGGACGTGGTGGCCGGCATCCGCACCCCCGAGCCCATCGCCACCCTCAAGGACCGCATGCCCAAGTGCTTCGAGGAGTTCGTGGCCATCGCCCGGCGGCTCGAGGAGCACTACAAGGACATGCAGGACATGGAGTTCACCATCCAGAACGGCCGCCTCTTCATGCTCCAGACGCGCAACGGCAAGCGCACCGCACCCGCGGCCGTTCGCATCGCAGTCGAGCTTGTGAAGGAGGGCCTCCTCGACAAGCGAGGCGCCCTCAAGAAGGTGGACGCCGACAGCCTCGATCAGCTCCTGCACCCCTCCATCGACCCCGCCCAGAAGCTCAATGTCATCGCCAAGGGCCTCGGGGCCTCCCCCGGCGCGGCGGTGGGGAAGGTGGTCTTCACCGCCGAGGACGCGGTGAAGCGGTCGGCGGCCGGGGATGCCGTGGTGCTCGTGCGGAACGAGACGAGCCCGGAGGACATCAAGGGCATGAACGCGGCCCGGGGCATCCTGACCGCGCGGGGCGGGCTCACCTCCCACGCCGCCGTCGTGGCCCGGCAGATGGGCAAGTGCTGCGTCACCGGGTGCGGCGAGCTGGACGTGCGCACCGCCCAGAGGGTGGTCCGGGCGCGCGGCCTGGAGATCAAGGAGGGGGACTGGATCTCCCTGAACGGCACCACGGGCGAGGTCATCCTCGGACAGGCGAAGCTCAAGGCGCCCGAGCTGGCGGGGAACTTCGCCACCCTCATGTCCTGGGCCGACGAGGTGCGCACCCTGGGGGTGCGGGCCAACGCCGACACCGTCAAGGACAGCGAGGCCGCCGTCAAGTACGGCTGCGAGGGCATCGGCCTCTGCCGCACCGAGCACATGTTCTTCGAGGGCGACCGCATCGACTCGGTGCGCGCCATGATCCTCGCCGAGAACGAGGAGGGACGCCGCAAGGCGCTCGCCCGGCTCCTCCCCATGCAGCGCGAGGACTTCCTCGGCATCTTCGGCGTGATGAAGGATCGTCCCGTCACCATCCGCCTGCTGGACCCGCCCCTGCACGAGTTCCTGCCCAAGACCGAGCAGGACATGAGGCAGGTCTCCAAGCTGCTGGGGGTGAGCGCCGAGGCGGTCGCGCACGCGGCCGAGGTCCTCAAGGAACAGAACCCCATGCTCGGCCACCGGGGCTGCCGCCTGGCGGTCACCTTTCCGGAGATCTCCGAGATGCAGGCGAGAGCCATCATCGAGGCCGCCTGCGAGATGAAGAAGAAGGGCGTCAACGTCTTCCCGGAGATCATGATTCCGCTCACCGCCGGCGTCGCCGAGTGGGAGTACAACCGCAGGCTCGTCCAGGAGACGGCCGAGAAGGTCATCCAGGAGAAGGGCGTCCAGGTGCGCTACCTCATCGGGACGATGATCGAGATCCCGCGCGCGTGCCTGGTGGCCGGCCAGATCGCCGAGACGGCCGAGTTCTTCAGCTTCGGCACGAACGACCTCACCCAGCTCACCTACGGCCTGAGCCGGGACGACGCGGGGCGCTTCCTCCCCGAATATATCGAGAAGAACCTCATCCCGCGCGATCCCTTCGTGGCCATCGACCGCGAGGGGGTGGGCGAGATGGTCCGCATCGGGCTCGAGCGGGGGCGCAAGAGCCGATCCGGCCTCGAGATCGGCATCTGCGGCGAGCACGGGGGCGAGCCTTCCTCGGTGGAGTTCTGCCACCTGGTGAAGATGGACTATGTCTCCTGCGCGCCCTACCGGGCGCCCATCGCCCGCCTCGCCGCCGCCCAGGCCGCCATCGATCACGGGGCCTACCAGCGCGTGGAGGTCCATTGA
- a CDS encoding riboflavin synthase — protein MFSGIVEAVGRVRSLRKGEGGARLGVEAPSIVPGAKLGDSIAVNGACVTVVAFDASGFEADLSPETLRRTNLDALRMGDGCNLERAMALGDRLGGHLVTGHVDAVGRLRGRRAEGDSVWLTVEAPEEVMRYVVLKGSVAVDGISLTVAGVEMGAFSVAVIPHTSERTTLAAKADGAPLNLEADLIGKYVEKLLAPHAQPGAAGRGVTLEALKAHGYA, from the coding sequence ATGTTTAGCGGCATCGTGGAGGCGGTGGGCCGGGTTCGCTCCCTGCGGAAGGGCGAGGGCGGGGCGCGCCTGGGAGTCGAGGCCCCCTCCATCGTTCCGGGGGCCAAGCTGGGCGACTCCATCGCGGTGAACGGGGCCTGTGTGACCGTGGTGGCCTTCGACGCCTCAGGCTTCGAGGCGGACCTCTCGCCCGAAACCCTGCGCCGCACCAATCTCGACGCCCTCCGGATGGGGGACGGCTGCAACCTCGAGCGCGCCATGGCCCTAGGGGACCGCCTGGGCGGCCACCTCGTCACCGGCCATGTGGACGCGGTGGGGAGGCTCCGGGGCCGGAGGGCCGAGGGGGACTCGGTCTGGCTCACGGTCGAGGCCCCGGAAGAGGTGATGCGCTACGTGGTGCTCAAGGGCTCGGTCGCGGTGGACGGGATCAGCCTGACGGTGGCGGGGGTGGAAATGGGCGCCTTCTCGGTGGCCGTCATCCCCCACACGAGCGAACGCACCACGCTCGCGGCCAAGGCGGACGGCGCTCCGCTCAACCTCGAGGCCGACTTGATCGGAAAGTACGTGGAGAAACTTCTCGCCCCGCACGCCCAGCCCGGCGCGGCCGGCCGGGGCGTCACCCTGGAGGCTCTCAAAGCGCACGGCTATGCCTAG
- the holA gene encoding DNA polymerase III subunit delta, whose protein sequence is MAARRSPGSSGAGLRLLLADLKKGKLSPLYLLHGPEALLRDQAVQAIRRAVLPKEAADFNYDRFHWPEAKAADVAAAAQTLPFMAERRLVEVRGFEQVKEEDAGVLLPLVERPPETAVLLFITDKADMRFTFFRKLAQAGVEVRLEAPSESELPEWARAQAAELGITLRLEAANLLVEMVERSLGRLRAELEKLATYVGPGGEAGEEEVREVVGRSRVDAMFKLGDTLAAGDTAGALVMLRRLCETESQYALVGMLRSQLRRWLSAKALSLKGRPAREVASVLKIPPFAAERLAQEVRGASGRFLRELYGKLVEVDRRIKRTGDDRRRREALEMLILEMGQDPGGFGRRKRTGAGGARPS, encoded by the coding sequence ATGGCCGCGCGCCGCTCCCCGGGCTCCTCCGGCGCCGGCCTCCGGCTCCTCCTCGCGGACCTCAAGAAGGGGAAGCTCTCTCCGCTCTATTTGCTGCACGGCCCCGAGGCGCTGCTGCGGGACCAGGCCGTGCAGGCCATCCGGCGGGCCGTCCTCCCGAAGGAGGCGGCGGACTTCAACTACGATCGCTTCCATTGGCCCGAGGCGAAGGCCGCCGACGTGGCCGCCGCCGCCCAGACCCTCCCATTCATGGCCGAGCGGCGCCTCGTCGAGGTACGGGGCTTCGAGCAGGTGAAGGAAGAGGATGCGGGGGTGCTCCTCCCGCTCGTGGAGAGGCCGCCCGAGACCGCCGTCCTCCTGTTCATCACGGACAAGGCGGATATGCGCTTCACCTTCTTCCGCAAGCTCGCCCAGGCGGGCGTGGAAGTGCGCCTGGAGGCGCCTTCCGAGAGCGAGCTGCCCGAGTGGGCCCGCGCCCAGGCGGCGGAGCTGGGCATCACCCTCCGGCTGGAGGCGGCGAACTTGCTGGTGGAAATGGTGGAGCGCTCCCTGGGACGCCTCCGGGCCGAGCTGGAGAAACTCGCCACCTACGTGGGCCCGGGAGGGGAGGCGGGAGAGGAAGAGGTGCGGGAGGTGGTGGGACGCTCGCGGGTGGACGCGATGTTCAAGCTCGGCGATACCCTCGCGGCGGGGGACACGGCCGGCGCGCTCGTGATGCTCCGGCGCCTGTGCGAGACGGAATCCCAGTACGCGCTGGTGGGCATGCTGCGCTCGCAGCTCCGCCGCTGGCTCTCGGCGAAGGCGCTCTCGCTGAAGGGGAGGCCCGCCCGGGAGGTGGCCTCGGTCCTGAAGATCCCCCCCTTCGCCGCCGAGCGGCTAGCGCAGGAGGTCAGGGGTGCGAGTGGGCGCTTCCTGCGCGAACTGTACGGCAAGCTGGTCGAGGTGGACCGCCGGATCAAGCGCACAGGAGACGACCGGCGCAGGCGGGAGGCGCTCGAAATGCTCATCCTGGAGATGGGCCAGGACCCGGGAGGGTTCGGGCGCAGGAAACGGACCGGGGCGGGAGGGGCCCGGCCGAGCTAG
- the ribB gene encoding 3,4-dihydroxy-2-butanone-4-phosphate synthase: protein MPRTQPVRPEKENESVFSAIEEAIGDMREGRIVILVDDEDRENEGDLILAAEKVTPEAINFMTKNARGLVCLALTPEKVEALDLPMMVPRYRNGSPFGTAFTVSIEAREGVTTGISAHDRAHTVLTAIRPGAKPSDLVTPGHIFPLRSQPGGVLRRAGHTEGAVDLARLAGLNPAGVLCEVLKDDGSMARLPDLAKMARRLGLSLVTIKDLIAYRMQHERLVERMDEAEVETEYGRFHAVAYRNRTTGRIHLALTMGELRAEEPTLIRVQPVNAIWDLLGLLRKDCSDRTRNALSAIRDAGKGAFVYLQAEPSPEEDARPSAGADGGRVSVPPDFRDYGIGAQILVDLGLKRIRVLTNDERRLVALGGYGLKLEGRVPVGVEPPFPGSGKGTGGDSYFQRP from the coding sequence ATGCCTAGAACGCAACCGGTCCGGCCCGAGAAAGAAAACGAAAGCGTCTTTTCGGCCATCGAGGAGGCCATCGGGGACATGCGCGAGGGGCGCATCGTCATCCTCGTGGACGACGAGGACCGCGAGAACGAGGGCGACCTCATCCTTGCGGCCGAGAAGGTGACGCCCGAGGCCATCAACTTCATGACGAAGAACGCCCGGGGCCTCGTCTGCCTCGCTCTGACCCCGGAGAAGGTGGAGGCCCTCGACCTCCCGATGATGGTCCCCCGCTACCGCAACGGGTCGCCCTTCGGGACCGCCTTCACCGTCTCGATCGAGGCCCGCGAGGGGGTGACCACCGGCATCAGCGCCCACGACCGCGCCCACACCGTCCTGACCGCCATCCGGCCCGGGGCGAAGCCTTCGGACCTGGTGACGCCGGGCCACATCTTCCCGCTCCGCTCCCAGCCGGGCGGTGTCCTGCGCCGGGCGGGCCACACCGAGGGTGCGGTGGACCTCGCCCGCCTCGCCGGCCTCAACCCCGCGGGAGTGCTCTGCGAGGTCCTGAAGGACGACGGCTCCATGGCGCGCCTGCCCGATCTGGCGAAGATGGCCCGCCGGCTCGGGCTGAGCCTGGTCACCATCAAGGACCTCATCGCCTACCGGATGCAGCACGAGCGCCTGGTGGAGCGGATGGACGAGGCGGAGGTCGAGACCGAATACGGGCGGTTCCACGCCGTGGCCTACCGCAACCGCACCACGGGGCGCATCCACCTGGCGCTGACGATGGGCGAGCTGCGGGCCGAGGAGCCGACGCTGATCCGGGTGCAGCCCGTCAACGCGATTTGGGATCTGCTGGGGCTCCTGCGGAAGGACTGCTCGGACCGCACGCGAAACGCCCTCTCCGCCATACGGGATGCGGGGAAGGGCGCCTTCGTCTACCTCCAGGCCGAGCCCTCCCCGGAGGAGGACGCCCGTCCCTCGGCCGGGGCGGACGGCGGCCGGGTTTCCGTGCCGCCCGATTTCCGGGACTACGGCATCGGGGCGCAGATACTGGTGGACCTCGGGCTCAAGCGCATCCGCGTCCTCACGAACGACGAGCGGCGCCTGGTGGCGCTGGGCGGCTACGGCCTGAAGCTCGAGGGCCGCGTGCCGGTGGGCGTCGAGCCGCCCTTCCCGGGCTCTGGGAAAGGGACCGGAGGCGATTCCTACTTCCAGCGTCCGTAG